A single region of the Grus americana isolate bGruAme1 chromosome 3, bGruAme1.mat, whole genome shotgun sequence genome encodes:
- the TRIM35 gene encoding E3 ubiquitin-protein ligase TRIM35 isoform X1: MPQAAARAPHRPSRLRGRCKRCHLPSASQGSRKNPLQPPSIPSVPSAMEKGASPSSSSSVALASSSTATFKEELLCPICYEPFREAVTLCCGHNFCKGCVSRSWEHRHHVCPVCKEASSFDDLRVNHTLNNLVEMILKEEGKRRGQAAAHCPLHHEEAKLFCLEDKELACFVCQSSKQHEGHKMRPVQETAADFRAKLKNMETSLRDKVKDFGAVHRSYESISKHNEVEVMRLEEQIRREFEKLHEFLRGEEKALLAQLQEEMRRKRGLIEGKMKQLAEESQALLNEARQLQADLKEDDYTFLMTHKNRKRRIACTAEEPEAVPSGMLLDVAKYLGSLQYNVWKKMLDIITVVPFSFDPNSAAGWLLVSEDLTSVTNGGYKLLVENPERFTSAPCILGSCGFSTGFHTWEVDLGGIMNWRVGVARPHSGTHWTFHHDARSGFWYIYRLPGKDGEMCRASNTARSEAAVGDLRRIRVELDCDEGELSFYDANRKTHIYTFHEKFGGIVFPYFYVGGTPVGALPEALRICPLRVRIHEDVPV, from the exons atGCCGCAGGCGGCCGCCCGAGCCCCTCACCGCCCGTCGCGGCTGAGGGGCCGCTGCAAGCGCTGCCACTTGCCCTCGGCAAG CCAGGGTTCCCGAAAAAACCCGCTCCagcctccctccatcccttctgTCCCCAGCGCCATGGAGAAAGGAGCCAGCCCCTCGTCCAGCAGCTCGGTGGCCTTGGCTTCATCCTCCACGGCCACCTTCAAGGAGGAACTGTTGTGTCCCATCTGCTACGAGCCTTTCCGGGAAGCCGTGACGCTTTGCTGCGGCCACAACTTCTGCAAGGGCTGCGTGAGCCGTTCCTGGGAGCACCGGCACCACGTCTGCCCCGTCTGCAAAGAAGCCTCCTCCTTCGACGATCTCCGCGTCAACCACACGCTCAACAACCTGGTGGAGATGATCCTCAAGGAGGAAGGGAAGCGGCGGGGCCAGGCGGCCGCCCACTGCCCCCTGCATCACGAAGAAGCCAAACTCTTCTGCCTGGAGGATAAGGAGTTGGCGTGCTTCGTCTGCCAGAGCTCCAAGCAGCACGAAGGGCACAAGATGCGGCCGGTGCAAGAGACGGCAGCGGATTTCAGG GCCAAGCTGAAGAACATGGAGACCTCCCTGCGGGATAAGGTGAAGGACTTCGGGGCTGTGCATCGCTCCTACGAGTCCATCTCCAAACACAACGAG GTGGAGGTGATGCGGCTGGAGGAGCAGATCAGGAGGGAGTTTGAGAAGCTGCACGAGTTCCTGCGGGGCGAGGAGAAGGCGCTGCTggcccagctgcaggaggagatgcGGCGCAAGCGCGGCCTCATCGAGGGCAAGATGAAGCAGCTGGCGGAGGAGAGCCAGGCCCTGCTCAACGAAGCCCGCCAGCTCCAGGCGGACCTCAAGGAGGATGACTACACCTTCCTCATG ACCCACAAGAACCGCAAGCGCAG GATTGCCTGCACGGCCGAGGAGCCGGAGGCCGTGCCCTCAGGGATGCTCCTCGATGTCGCCAAGTACCTGGGCTCGCTGCAGTACAACGTGTGGAAGAAGATGCTGGACATCATCACCGTAG TCCCCTTCAGCTTCGACCCCAACTCTGCAGCGGGCTGGCTCTTGGTGTCCGAGGACCTCACCAGCGTCACCAACGGGGGCTACAAGCTGTTGGTGGAGAACCCCGAGCGCTTCACCTCGGCCCCCTGCATCCTGGGCTCCTGCGGCTTCTCCACCGGCTTCCACACCTGGGAGGTGGACCTGGGCGGCATCATGAACTGGCGGGTGGGGGTGGCCCGGCCACACAGTGGCACCCACTGGACCTTCCACCACGATGCTCGCTCCGGCTTCTGGTACATCTACCGCCTGCCCGGGAAGGATGGCGAGATGTGCCGAGCATCCAACACGGCGCGTTCGGAAGCGGCAGTGGGCGACCTGAGACGGATCCGGGTGGAGCTGGACTGCGACGAAGGGGAGCTCTCCTTCTACGACGCCAACCGCAAGACCCACATCTACACCTTCCACGAGAAGTTCGGCGGCATCGTCTTCCCCTATTTCTACGTGGGGGGCACGCCGGTGGGCGCGCTGCCCGAGGCGCTCCGCATCTGTCCCCTCCGGGTCCGCATCCACGAAGACGTCCCCGTCTAG
- the TRIM35 gene encoding E3 ubiquitin-protein ligase TRIM35 isoform X2: MPQAAARAPHRPSRLRGRCKRCHLPSASAMEKGASPSSSSSVALASSSTATFKEELLCPICYEPFREAVTLCCGHNFCKGCVSRSWEHRHHVCPVCKEASSFDDLRVNHTLNNLVEMILKEEGKRRGQAAAHCPLHHEEAKLFCLEDKELACFVCQSSKQHEGHKMRPVQETAADFRAKLKNMETSLRDKVKDFGAVHRSYESISKHNEVEVMRLEEQIRREFEKLHEFLRGEEKALLAQLQEEMRRKRGLIEGKMKQLAEESQALLNEARQLQADLKEDDYTFLMTHKNRKRRIACTAEEPEAVPSGMLLDVAKYLGSLQYNVWKKMLDIITVVPFSFDPNSAAGWLLVSEDLTSVTNGGYKLLVENPERFTSAPCILGSCGFSTGFHTWEVDLGGIMNWRVGVARPHSGTHWTFHHDARSGFWYIYRLPGKDGEMCRASNTARSEAAVGDLRRIRVELDCDEGELSFYDANRKTHIYTFHEKFGGIVFPYFYVGGTPVGALPEALRICPLRVRIHEDVPV; the protein is encoded by the exons atGCCGCAGGCGGCCGCCCGAGCCCCTCACCGCCCGTCGCGGCTGAGGGGCCGCTGCAAGCGCTGCCACTTGCCCTCGGCAAG CGCCATGGAGAAAGGAGCCAGCCCCTCGTCCAGCAGCTCGGTGGCCTTGGCTTCATCCTCCACGGCCACCTTCAAGGAGGAACTGTTGTGTCCCATCTGCTACGAGCCTTTCCGGGAAGCCGTGACGCTTTGCTGCGGCCACAACTTCTGCAAGGGCTGCGTGAGCCGTTCCTGGGAGCACCGGCACCACGTCTGCCCCGTCTGCAAAGAAGCCTCCTCCTTCGACGATCTCCGCGTCAACCACACGCTCAACAACCTGGTGGAGATGATCCTCAAGGAGGAAGGGAAGCGGCGGGGCCAGGCGGCCGCCCACTGCCCCCTGCATCACGAAGAAGCCAAACTCTTCTGCCTGGAGGATAAGGAGTTGGCGTGCTTCGTCTGCCAGAGCTCCAAGCAGCACGAAGGGCACAAGATGCGGCCGGTGCAAGAGACGGCAGCGGATTTCAGG GCCAAGCTGAAGAACATGGAGACCTCCCTGCGGGATAAGGTGAAGGACTTCGGGGCTGTGCATCGCTCCTACGAGTCCATCTCCAAACACAACGAG GTGGAGGTGATGCGGCTGGAGGAGCAGATCAGGAGGGAGTTTGAGAAGCTGCACGAGTTCCTGCGGGGCGAGGAGAAGGCGCTGCTggcccagctgcaggaggagatgcGGCGCAAGCGCGGCCTCATCGAGGGCAAGATGAAGCAGCTGGCGGAGGAGAGCCAGGCCCTGCTCAACGAAGCCCGCCAGCTCCAGGCGGACCTCAAGGAGGATGACTACACCTTCCTCATG ACCCACAAGAACCGCAAGCGCAG GATTGCCTGCACGGCCGAGGAGCCGGAGGCCGTGCCCTCAGGGATGCTCCTCGATGTCGCCAAGTACCTGGGCTCGCTGCAGTACAACGTGTGGAAGAAGATGCTGGACATCATCACCGTAG TCCCCTTCAGCTTCGACCCCAACTCTGCAGCGGGCTGGCTCTTGGTGTCCGAGGACCTCACCAGCGTCACCAACGGGGGCTACAAGCTGTTGGTGGAGAACCCCGAGCGCTTCACCTCGGCCCCCTGCATCCTGGGCTCCTGCGGCTTCTCCACCGGCTTCCACACCTGGGAGGTGGACCTGGGCGGCATCATGAACTGGCGGGTGGGGGTGGCCCGGCCACACAGTGGCACCCACTGGACCTTCCACCACGATGCTCGCTCCGGCTTCTGGTACATCTACCGCCTGCCCGGGAAGGATGGCGAGATGTGCCGAGCATCCAACACGGCGCGTTCGGAAGCGGCAGTGGGCGACCTGAGACGGATCCGGGTGGAGCTGGACTGCGACGAAGGGGAGCTCTCCTTCTACGACGCCAACCGCAAGACCCACATCTACACCTTCCACGAGAAGTTCGGCGGCATCGTCTTCCCCTATTTCTACGTGGGGGGCACGCCGGTGGGCGCGCTGCCCGAGGCGCTCCGCATCTGTCCCCTCCGGGTCCGCATCCACGAAGACGTCCCCGTCTAG
- the STMN4 gene encoding stathmin-4 isoform X3, with protein sequence MTLAAYKEKMKELPLVSLFCSCFLSDPLNKPAYTYEDTVDLTWCVISDMEVIELNKRTSGQSFEVILKPPSFDGIPEFNASLPRRRDPSLEEIQKKLEAAEERRKYQEAELLKHLAEKREHEREVIQKAIEENNNFIKMAKEKLAQKMESNKENREAHLAAMLERLQEKQVCSQPQHGRSHPHHLQLPPKHPFCKELAQCPSPNASASLGSEAESTR encoded by the exons ATGACTCTGGCTG CTTACAAAGAGAAGATGAAGGAGCTGCCtctcgtctccctcttttgctcCTGCTTCCTCTCGGACCCCCTGAACAAGCCGGCGTACACATATGAAG acACGGTGGACCTCACCTGGTGCGTCATCTCTGACATGGAAGTCATCGAGCTCAACAAGCGGACCTCGGGGCAGTCCTTTGAGGTCATCCTGAAGCCCCCGTCATTCGATGGCATCCCCGAGTTCAATGCCTCCCTGCCCCGGCGGCGCGACCCGTCCCTGGAGGAGATCCAGAAGAAGCTGGAAGCGgcggaggagaggaggaag TATCAGGAGGCTGAGCTGCTGAAGCATCTGGCGGAGAAGCGGGAGCACGAGCGGGAGGTCATCCAGAAGGCCATCGAGGAGAACAACAACTTCATCAAAATGGCCAAAGAGAAGCTGGCACAGAAGATGGAGTCCAACAAGGAGAACCGTGAGGCCCATTTAGCGGCCATGCTGGAGCGCTTGCAGGAGAAG CAGGTCTGTTCCCAACCTCAGCACGGAAGGTCCCACCCTCACCACCTCCAGCTCCCTCCAAAACATCCCTTCTGCAAGGAGCTCGCCCAGTGCCCTTCTCCAAACGCCTCAGCTAGCCTTGGGTCAGAGGCAGAGAGCACGAGATAA
- the STMN4 gene encoding stathmin-4 isoform X4: protein MTLAAYKEKMKELPLVSLFCSCFLSDPLNKPAYTYEDTVDLTWCVISDMEVIELNKRTSGQSFEVILKPPSFDGIPEFNASLPRRRDPSLEEIQKKLEAAEERRKYQEAELLKHLAEKREHEREVIQKAIEENNNFIKMAKEKLAQKMESNKENREAHLAAMLERLQEKVCSQPQHGRSHPHHLQLPPKHPFCKELAQCPSPNASASLGSEAESTR from the exons ATGACTCTGGCTG CTTACAAAGAGAAGATGAAGGAGCTGCCtctcgtctccctcttttgctcCTGCTTCCTCTCGGACCCCCTGAACAAGCCGGCGTACACATATGAAG acACGGTGGACCTCACCTGGTGCGTCATCTCTGACATGGAAGTCATCGAGCTCAACAAGCGGACCTCGGGGCAGTCCTTTGAGGTCATCCTGAAGCCCCCGTCATTCGATGGCATCCCCGAGTTCAATGCCTCCCTGCCCCGGCGGCGCGACCCGTCCCTGGAGGAGATCCAGAAGAAGCTGGAAGCGgcggaggagaggaggaag TATCAGGAGGCTGAGCTGCTGAAGCATCTGGCGGAGAAGCGGGAGCACGAGCGGGAGGTCATCCAGAAGGCCATCGAGGAGAACAACAACTTCATCAAAATGGCCAAAGAGAAGCTGGCACAGAAGATGGAGTCCAACAAGGAGAACCGTGAGGCCCATTTAGCGGCCATGCTGGAGCGCTTGCAGGAGAAG GTCTGTTCCCAACCTCAGCACGGAAGGTCCCACCCTCACCACCTCCAGCTCCCTCCAAAACATCCCTTCTGCAAGGAGCTCGCCCAGTGCCCTTCTCCAAACGCCTCAGCTAGCCTTGGGTCAGAGGCAGAGAGCACGAGATAA
- the STMN4 gene encoding stathmin-4 isoform X5 produces MTLAAYKEKMKELPLVSLFCSCFLSDPLNKPAYTYEADTVDLTWCVISDMEVIELNKRTSGQSFEVILKPPSFDGIPEFNASLPRRRDPSLEEIQKKLEAAEERRKYQEAELLKHLAEKREHEREVIQKAIEENNNFIKMAKEKLAQKMESNKENREAHLAAMLERLQEKDKHAEEVRKNKELKEEASR; encoded by the exons ATGACTCTGGCTG CTTACAAAGAGAAGATGAAGGAGCTGCCtctcgtctccctcttttgctcCTGCTTCCTCTCGGACCCCCTGAACAAGCCGGCGTACACATATGAAG cagacACGGTGGACCTCACCTGGTGCGTCATCTCTGACATGGAAGTCATCGAGCTCAACAAGCGGACCTCGGGGCAGTCCTTTGAGGTCATCCTGAAGCCCCCGTCATTCGATGGCATCCCCGAGTTCAATGCCTCCCTGCCCCGGCGGCGCGACCCGTCCCTGGAGGAGATCCAGAAGAAGCTGGAAGCGgcggaggagaggaggaag TATCAGGAGGCTGAGCTGCTGAAGCATCTGGCGGAGAAGCGGGAGCACGAGCGGGAGGTCATCCAGAAGGCCATCGAGGAGAACAACAACTTCATCAAAATGGCCAAAGAGAAGCTGGCACAGAAGATGGAGTCCAACAAGGAGAACCGTGAGGCCCATTTAGCGGCCATGCTGGAGCGCTTGCAGGAGAAG GACAAACACGCGGAAGAAGTGAGGAAAAACAAGGAGCTCAAGGAAGAAGCCTCCAGGTAA
- the STMN4 gene encoding stathmin-4 isoform X6, with product MTLAAYKEKMKELPLVSLFCSCFLSDPLNKPAYTYEDTVDLTWCVISDMEVIELNKRTSGQSFEVILKPPSFDGIPEFNASLPRRRDPSLEEIQKKLEAAEERRKYQEAELLKHLAEKREHEREVIQKAIEENNNFIKMAKEKLAQKMESNKENREAHLAAMLERLQEKDKHAEEVRKNKELKEEASR from the exons ATGACTCTGGCTG CTTACAAAGAGAAGATGAAGGAGCTGCCtctcgtctccctcttttgctcCTGCTTCCTCTCGGACCCCCTGAACAAGCCGGCGTACACATATGAAG acACGGTGGACCTCACCTGGTGCGTCATCTCTGACATGGAAGTCATCGAGCTCAACAAGCGGACCTCGGGGCAGTCCTTTGAGGTCATCCTGAAGCCCCCGTCATTCGATGGCATCCCCGAGTTCAATGCCTCCCTGCCCCGGCGGCGCGACCCGTCCCTGGAGGAGATCCAGAAGAAGCTGGAAGCGgcggaggagaggaggaag TATCAGGAGGCTGAGCTGCTGAAGCATCTGGCGGAGAAGCGGGAGCACGAGCGGGAGGTCATCCAGAAGGCCATCGAGGAGAACAACAACTTCATCAAAATGGCCAAAGAGAAGCTGGCACAGAAGATGGAGTCCAACAAGGAGAACCGTGAGGCCCATTTAGCGGCCATGCTGGAGCGCTTGCAGGAGAAG GACAAACACGCGGAAGAAGTGAGGAAAAACAAGGAGCTCAAGGAAGAAGCCTCCAGGTAA
- the STMN4 gene encoding stathmin-4 isoform X1, producing MTLAAYKEKMKELPLVSLFCSCFLSDPLNKPAYTYEADTVDLTWCVISDMEVIELNKRTSGQSFEVILKPPSFDGIPEFNASLPRRRDPSLEEIQKKLEAAEERRKYQEAELLKHLAEKREHEREVIQKAIEENNNFIKMAKEKLAQKMESNKENREAHLAAMLERLQEKQVCSQPQHGRSHPHHLQLPPKHPFCKELAQCPSPNASASLGSEAESTR from the exons ATGACTCTGGCTG CTTACAAAGAGAAGATGAAGGAGCTGCCtctcgtctccctcttttgctcCTGCTTCCTCTCGGACCCCCTGAACAAGCCGGCGTACACATATGAAG cagacACGGTGGACCTCACCTGGTGCGTCATCTCTGACATGGAAGTCATCGAGCTCAACAAGCGGACCTCGGGGCAGTCCTTTGAGGTCATCCTGAAGCCCCCGTCATTCGATGGCATCCCCGAGTTCAATGCCTCCCTGCCCCGGCGGCGCGACCCGTCCCTGGAGGAGATCCAGAAGAAGCTGGAAGCGgcggaggagaggaggaag TATCAGGAGGCTGAGCTGCTGAAGCATCTGGCGGAGAAGCGGGAGCACGAGCGGGAGGTCATCCAGAAGGCCATCGAGGAGAACAACAACTTCATCAAAATGGCCAAAGAGAAGCTGGCACAGAAGATGGAGTCCAACAAGGAGAACCGTGAGGCCCATTTAGCGGCCATGCTGGAGCGCTTGCAGGAGAAG CAGGTCTGTTCCCAACCTCAGCACGGAAGGTCCCACCCTCACCACCTCCAGCTCCCTCCAAAACATCCCTTCTGCAAGGAGCTCGCCCAGTGCCCTTCTCCAAACGCCTCAGCTAGCCTTGGGTCAGAGGCAGAGAGCACGAGATAA
- the STMN4 gene encoding stathmin-4 isoform X2 has protein sequence MTLAAYKEKMKELPLVSLFCSCFLSDPLNKPAYTYEADTVDLTWCVISDMEVIELNKRTSGQSFEVILKPPSFDGIPEFNASLPRRRDPSLEEIQKKLEAAEERRKYQEAELLKHLAEKREHEREVIQKAIEENNNFIKMAKEKLAQKMESNKENREAHLAAMLERLQEKVCSQPQHGRSHPHHLQLPPKHPFCKELAQCPSPNASASLGSEAESTR, from the exons ATGACTCTGGCTG CTTACAAAGAGAAGATGAAGGAGCTGCCtctcgtctccctcttttgctcCTGCTTCCTCTCGGACCCCCTGAACAAGCCGGCGTACACATATGAAG cagacACGGTGGACCTCACCTGGTGCGTCATCTCTGACATGGAAGTCATCGAGCTCAACAAGCGGACCTCGGGGCAGTCCTTTGAGGTCATCCTGAAGCCCCCGTCATTCGATGGCATCCCCGAGTTCAATGCCTCCCTGCCCCGGCGGCGCGACCCGTCCCTGGAGGAGATCCAGAAGAAGCTGGAAGCGgcggaggagaggaggaag TATCAGGAGGCTGAGCTGCTGAAGCATCTGGCGGAGAAGCGGGAGCACGAGCGGGAGGTCATCCAGAAGGCCATCGAGGAGAACAACAACTTCATCAAAATGGCCAAAGAGAAGCTGGCACAGAAGATGGAGTCCAACAAGGAGAACCGTGAGGCCCATTTAGCGGCCATGCTGGAGCGCTTGCAGGAGAAG GTCTGTTCCCAACCTCAGCACGGAAGGTCCCACCCTCACCACCTCCAGCTCCCTCCAAAACATCCCTTCTGCAAGGAGCTCGCCCAGTGCCCTTCTCCAAACGCCTCAGCTAGCCTTGGGTCAGAGGCAGAGAGCACGAGATAA